Part of the Halomarina litorea genome is shown below.
CTCTACGTCCCGACGGCGAAGTGGGGCCGCCTCGCCCGGACCGAGGACCAGCGCGGGGACGGCAACATGTCGATTCTGCAGCGGCTCAACCGCGACTACCCCTACCTCGACGTCCGGCACGCCGGCAGCCTGCCGAGCGACGAGCTCGTGATGGTCGCGAAGTCGCGTGACGTCGTCGATCTCGCCGACGCGGCCGGCCTCACGACCATGGCGTGGGACATCGAGGGCGGCATGGCCGAGCGCTTCAAGGTGTTCGAGTGCCGCGTCCCGCGGATCAAGCAGCCCTTCTCGGGGAAGAGCGGCATCGTCCACGCGACGGGGGTCTGATTCGGATGACGCGAACCACAGTCTACTCCGGAACTCCGTGGGACCACGACGGCGATGCCAAGGAGGTCTACGATGCGTTCCACAACCACGACGCCCGCAGCGCAGTCATCATCAAGACCTCGCAGGGGCAGGAGATCCACATCCCCGAAGACGAGGCCATCGACATCTACATCGACGGCGAGGAGGTCGAAGATGCCTGAGCAGTACCGGGTCACCGCCCCGAACTACGGCGCCCCAGGCAACCGTCGCGAACAGGGTGAGGTATTCGAGCCGACTGAGGCCGAAATCAGCGCCTTTCGCGACAAGCTCGAACCCGTCGAGGACGAGAGCGACGACGGTGGCGAAGCCTCGGACCAAGCTGGAGAAGAGGACGACGCCAGCGCCCCGTTCGACCCGTCGGACATGACGATCGACGAGTTCGAGGGCGAACTGGACGGCGGCGACTACGGCGAGGACGAACTCGCTGCACTCGCCGTCGCCGAGCGCGAGGGCAAGCACCGTGATGGCGCGATAAACGCCATCGAGGCCGCCCGCGAGGACGAGGAGTAACCACCCATGTCGATCACCGTCAGCGAGAGCGACATCCGCGGCGCGCTGCGAGCGGACTCGTCTGAGTACCCCGATAGCTCGTTGGCGTTTGAGAAGTCGCTCGCCGAGTCGGTGGTCAACGACGACCTCGCCCCGCACGCCGCCCCAGGAGATGCCGACCGCCTCGAACTTGTCGGGGCGCTGCTCGCAGCGGCGTACGTCGAGGGCGACGGTGACGTCACCCAACTCCGGCAGGGCAATCGGGCGATTAGCTTCGACACGGACGATGCGCTGTCACTCTGGCGGAAGGCGACACAACTCGACCCGACCGGGCAGCTCTCGAAACTCGAGAAGCCCGTCGCGCGGATCGACGTCCCGGATGGTCGGGGCATGGATGGCTAATCGTGGGGGCGAGTATCTCCGGGGTTGGGAGCCTCGTCACGACGCTCGACACCATCGACGAGCGGTGGACGAGCGACGTCACGTACGTCGTTTCGGCGAATCAGAACTATGCCATCCATGTTGAGTACGGCACCTCGAAGATGGCGGCCCAGCCATACCTCCGGCCGGCCGCCGAGCGGACGAACCGTAGGCTCGACCAGATCGGCGCGGAGACCGACAGTGTCGAAGAGTTCGTCCGACTTGCCGCCCAGGAGGTCGAGCGAATCGCGAAAGAGATCGTGCCCGTGGATACGGGTGCACTCCGCGCATCGATCAAGTACGAGAGGGTCTCATGACGCGCACCAGAATCGGGCGGCAGATTTCCCGGCACGATCAGCGGTTCGTCGACTACTTCGAGACGGCGCTGACTGTTCGGAACTACGTTGAGGGCTCAGGGACCGCCGTCGGCGATGACGCCCACGGCGACACCGGCAAGACACTCGGCGAGACTGTCGAGACGACCGGGCAGGTGGAGCAACCACAGGACCCCGTCGAGACGTCGACCGTCAATGGCGAGTCGGTGCTTATCGACGCTGAGATTCTGCTCCCGGATGACGTCAGCGTCTACGATGGCACCGACGCTCACCCCTACCCCTCGGAAATCGAGACGCCCTCGGAGGTCGTCTACCACGTCGTACACGTTTACGACGAGCAGAACGGCAGACTCCGCGTCTACGCCATCGACTCGGAGGAGGGTGCCTGACATGCCCGATCCGAACGTCGTGCTGCGAGACGTCCTCAGATCGAACTGGGACGCCAGCGCGACGTCGGTCGCGAACGCGCCCGTGTTCCACACCGGCTGGTATGACCGCGACGGCGACATGCCGTGCATCACGATCACCAACATGGATGAAGGCCCCTATCGCGGCGGTGTGACGGGCCTGACTGGCCTCGACGGCGAGACCGGGAAGGGCCGCCAGCGACTCTCGGGGTTCGCCCTCGTCAACTGCGTTGCGGGGACCCGCGACGACTGCGAGGGCATCGGCACGAGCGGCAACGATGTAAACCCGAAGATCGTCCGCAACGACCTCTTCGAGCAGGCAAGTCAAATCCTACTCGACGAGTCGCCCGTCGAGTTCCGCTCGTTGGCGCCCGGAGACAGCCGAGACATCGTCGACACCGACGACGGTCCGGCGGTCTTCCGAACCGAGTTGCGGGCAGTCTGGTTGCGCGACCGGACCCCGACCGCGTAGCATCGCCATCCGACCGACAGCCCCGGTATCGATCCGCTGGGGTTGACTCTTGTTCCCGCGTTCGCCGATCGTCCGGCGTGCGCTTCGCAGACTGAGAACACCTGATGCGACTCACACTACCAACAACTGACGAAGGCCGGTCTCGAACGACGCGCCTCGGCGGCCGCTTCGACGGCGAGCCGTGGAGCGTGCGCGTCCACGCGACCGGCACGACCGACGAAGTACCGGAGGACCTCGGCGAGTACATCCTTGAGAGCGACCGCTACCCGGGCGTTGAGCGCTACGACGCCCCACCGACCGACGAGGACACCCTCGACGAGGAGGACGACTGATGACGGAGCAAAAAGAGCTCACGGTGACGGTCACGGCCGACACCGAGGAGGCCATCAGGGACATCGAAGAGCTGACTGCGGCGCTCGAGAACCTCGGCGATGCTGCCGAGGAGGCGAACGTCGCGCTCAGTCGACTGCAGCTCGCTCGGGGTGAAGAGCTCGACATCGGTGTCGAACTCACTGACGAACTCCGCAGTTCGAACCTTCAGAGGTAACACATGGCACCACTCAACGTTGAAAGCGGCTCGCGTAGGACCGAGTACCACTGGGTCCCCGAGACCGTCGACGCGACCGGCGACGCACAGACCCCTGCCGACCCCGACTGGAAGCTCTACTCGTCAGTCGTGACGAGTTACGAGGCGGAGTCGGAGGCGACCCACGACGAGCGGACCGGCATCGGCAACGTCGACCCGATTGACAAGCAGCGCCAGCAGGAGACGCACGAGTCGACGGTCACGTACGACCTCGAACGCTTCCCGGTCGACTCCGGTGGCAATGCCATCGACCCACTCGCCTACGGCTGGATGCGAGATGTTGACAACAACCTGCTGGCAACCCACTCGTTCATGGAGATCGAGACGCTCGCGTCGGTCATCGCGAGCAACACCGTCCACGCGAAGTACTTCGTTGCTGGACGGGGCAACTCTCACCCGTCGGGGAGCGCGCCATCGGCGAGTTCGCTCGGGACGCGCATCGTCGACTACGCTCGAGGCGGGCGGCCCTCGGAACCGGCGCTGTCGCTGTCAGCTGGCGATAACGCTGTCGCGCAGGTCGAACTCCCGTACATGTTCGACAAGCGTCGGAAGTACCAACTCGATCAGCCCTCGGCCACGACGTTCCTCGCACTCAAGTCGACCGACGCGAGCGACACGGGCGTGTCGGTCACGCTCGAAGGTGTCGATGGGAGCACCCAGGAGGACGTCACGCTCGACGGGAGCGATGGGACGGTCGTCGTCTCTTCGGCCACGCAGTTTGACACGCTCGGCGCTGTGTGGGTCGACACTGAACTCACCGGCACGCTCGAAGTGTACGTCAACGACGGCGACGACACGACCCCACAGCCCGGCCAGCTGCTGACGGTCATCCCCGGGAAGAGCGACTACGACGGCATCGAAGGCGACCACGGCGTCCCGCCGCTGGGCGCTGGCTCGCTCGGTGACGGCTCGACGCTCGGTAACCCGCAGACCGTCCTTGGGACGGACATCCAGTGGTACGGCAGCCCGATCGCCGAGACGATTGTGGAGGCGACGGCGACCGTCACGAACAACATCGAAGAGGAGTCGACAACGCAGGGCTTCGCGCAGTCAAAGCACGCCGACGGCCGCGACACCACGGTTGAGGCGACGGTGTTCGGCGAGACGCAGTCAGCCGACAAGTCCGGCGACCACTTCGAAGGTAACGAGGGGGAGATGGTCATCCCGCTCGACGACGGCGATATCGCGTTCCCGCGGGCCTACTGCAGTGCTGGCGGGAGCGTCACGAAAGAAGAGGGGCAGGCGTTCGCGACCGTCGAGACGACGTTCTCGGCGCTGCAGCAGACCGACGGTAGCGCCCCCATCGACTTCCGACCGGCGTAATCTAACCCATGTCCAACAGCGATTTCTCCAACGTACCAGAGAGTACCGATACCGGCGCCAACGTCGAGCGCCAGCAGCGCGACGAGGCCGCTCAGACGCCCGACCATATCAACGGGTCGGGGGGCGACAACGACCTCGTCAGCCTCGAACAGACGACCATCCAGCGTGACGAGGACGGCGAAATCATCCCTCGGCGAGAGTACGTCGAGGAACTCGGCGGTGACGGCATCGCCCGCCCGCTGACCGGCGCGCTTCGAAGCCGCTACATCGAGGGCAAGCTGGAGGCTGGCGAGGACCTCACCGACCGCGACCTCGCGAACATCTTCGACCGGTGTGTCGTCGCGCCGGACCTCACCACACATCCGCAGTGCCCGAGCGAGGGCGTGACCGAGTCATTCGTCAGCGACCAGATGACCGGGGCGATGCAGGACGCCTACTTCATCCTCGTCCTGCTGGCGTCCGACGAGGACGCCGTCGTCGAGCGCATCCGTGCGACGAGTCGGGGCGACCTCCCGCCGGAGGCGATGCAGCTCCTCGAGGCGAACCCCGAGGCAGTGGTGCAGTTCGCCGAGCAGGCTGACGAAGATGAGTCGTAAGCCCCGGACGTCACTCGACCAGTTCGACGCCCACGAGCAGGCCTGCTTCGTCGACTACTTCCTGCATCACTGTGGCTACACCTACGACCGCCACGGCATCATCGGACAACTCGGCCAGCAGGAAAGAGAGCGGCTGTTCGTCGGCTTCAGCGTCTACTACGAACTCTTCGAAGTCGAGCACTCGGGCGAGTCCGCCAGCGAGCCCAAACCCGGGCAGGCGATGACGCCCGAAGCAGAGGCGCGCATCGACGATCTGATGGCGCAATCCGGTCCGAACGCGGCCTGAGAGGCCACTCGCGGCACACAATGACTTTCTGACATGGCAATCACAGCAGAGCGCCTCCAGGTAGAGATATCTTCGTCCGGCGCGGGGGAGGTCTCCGGCGCGCTCGCATCGGTGAAGAGCGCCGCTCTCGACCTCCGAAAGGCCGTCGGGCTGATGGGCGGCGCCGTCGCCGCTGCGTCGGGCGTCCTCGCCGGCGTGGGAGTGAATGCGGCGCGTAAGTTCCAGGACGCGCTCGTGGAGGTCGAAAAGGTCACCTCCGCCGAGACGGCCGCGCGGATGTCCGAGGAGGTCAAGCGGCTGGCTGGCACCATCCCGCTGGCCCAATCGGAGATCGCCGACCTCGTCGCACAGGCCGGCCGGTTCGGAGTCGCAGAGGACCAGCTGGTCGGCTTCACGGAGACCGTCGCGAAGATGGCGACAGCGACCGACCTCGCAGCGACTGAGGCGGGCGAGGCGTTCGCGAAGCTCGCCACGATTACCGACACGCCCATCTCCAAGATAGAGAACCTGGGCTCAGCGATTAACGCCCTCTCGAATAACTTCGCGACGAGTTCGAGTGAAATCGTCACGTCGATGATGGAGTCGGCATCGTCGTTGTCGACGCTCGGCGCATCGCAAGTCGAGATTGCGGGCCTCTCGGCGGCACTCAACGAGGTAACGTCCAACGCCTCGAAGGCAGGCCGCGGGCTTCGGCGCATCGCCCAGGAGATGCTCGACCCGCGGAAGGTGGCGGACATCTCGCGGGCGTTGGGCGTCTCGGTTGATCAGTTCAAGCAGATGCGGTCGGAGGCACCCGTCGCGACGATCAAACGCCTCGCCCAGACGATGGCCGGGTCGGGCAAGCAGGCCGACCTGCTCCGCAAGACGCTCACCTCGTTCTCGCGGACGGCACTATCGAATCTGGCGAAGAACCTCGAGGGCGTCAACAGCGCCGTCGAGCTCTCGGGCAAACAATTCGAGAACGCGACGTCCCTCCAGCGAGAGTTCGAAGCGCAGTCGAAGACGTTCAACAACCAGGCGCAGCTGCTGGCGAACCAGCTTCGGAATGTCGCCATCACGATTGGTGAGGCGCTGCTCCCTGGGCTGACTGACTTCGTCTCGAAGCTGACATCTGTCACGAAGGGCGTCAGCCAATGGGTACAGAGCCTCTCGGACGCCCAGATTCGCCTCGGCCTGCTCGCCGGGCAGGTCGGGGGCATCATCACGGCGCTGACTGCCCTGAACCCGGTCCTCGGGCTCGTCGCCTCGGGCGTCGTCGCCCTAGCCGCGGCGTGGAGATCCGACTTCGGCGGCATCCAGGCGGCGACGCGTGAGGTGCTGCAGGTAATCCGCTCGGAATTCGCCCCGAGCGTCCGCTATGCGATGGCGCTCGTCCGCGATATCACGTCGACGGTCGCCGGAGCGTTCCGCAGCGAACTCAACTCGATGGGCATCACCGCTCGATCGGTCGTCCAGACAATCAAAACGGTGCTCATCGGGGGCATCCGCACACTCGGCGGATCGGTCCGCGGAGCGCTCACGGTTATCGGCGCTGCCTGGCACGAACATCGGGCGACCGTCGTCGCGACGGTCCGCACGCTCGTCCGAACGGCCCGGTCGGCGCTCGGCCAGCTCGAGGCGCTGTTCGACCGCTTCGCGCCGAAAATCCAGGCCGTCGCCGACAGGTTCGGTGGGTGGAAGACAGTCCTCCTCGGGCTGGCACCTGTCCTCCTTGGCCTGCTCGGGCCGGTCGGGACGCTCATCGGCGCGTCCGGGCTGGGCGGCCTCGTATCTGTCGCGACGACGGCGGGTGGCATTTTTGCGACGCTGGCGTCGACGCTGGGGTCGGTCGCCCTTACGCTGGGGACGGTCTCCTCGAGCGTGACCAAGACGCTGCTGTCGTTCGGGAAGATGCGGACCATCCTGACGGCACTCGTCGACAAGGCGCTCCTGTACGGCGTCTACGGCATCCTGAAGTTCAAGGACGCACTTGGCGTCCTGAAGGGCTTCTTGCTCGGCATTCCCGGCATCATCTCTTCGGTGGTGTCGTCGGTGTCCTCGTTCTCGCTCTCGCTGACATCGATCACGGGTGCGGTCCCTGTCGTGACCGGCGGCATCCGCGCGATTCTCGCCGCCGTGATGGGCCTGTCGGCCCCGCTCGCTGCGGCCGGCCTCGCCGCGGCCGCGCTGTACGCTGCGTGGAAGAACAACTTCGGCGGCATTCGTGACACCACCCGGCAGGTCCTCTCGGGAGTCAAGGCGCTGCTCCGTGGGGATACCTCGAAGATGCGGACGCTGGTCGCCAACGGAGTCCAGCGGATGCGAGACGCCTGGGACCGCCTGCAGGTGCTCTACGAGCGAGCGAAGGCGATCTTCGAGCACGTCAAGGCGGTCGTGATGGGAGCGATGACGTGGCTGTGGCAGAACGCCATCACCCCCGTCCTCAACAGTATCGAAAAGCAGTGGAAAACTCACGGGCAGGCGCTCTACTCCGAGATCCTCGAAACCTACCAGGCCATCAAGTCACGCATCACGCAGTTCGTCGACTTCATCTGGCCGTTCATCGAGGGGTTCCTCGGGGCGACAGAGTCGGCATGGCAGGCGTGGGGCGACGAGATCCTCGTCATCGTCCGGTTCCTATTCGACACCGTCGGGTCGGTAATAAACACAGCCGTCGACTTCATCCTCACAGTCGTTCGAACAGGGCTCAATATTCTCCAAGGCGACTGGGAAGAGGCCTGGAATGCCATCGCTGGGTTCCTCGAGCGGACGTTCGGCGGCATCCGGAACTTCGTCGAGAACTGGGTCGGTGGGTTCGTCAGCTGGTTCGACCGCACGTTCATCCAGCCAGTCATCCAGTTCTTCGAGGACCTCCACTCCCAGATCATCGGCAACTCCATCGTTCCCGAGATGTTCAACGCTATCTCGTCGTTCGTAGACGGCTGGATATCGGGCTTCCTTGGGACGATCGGTAGCTTTGGGAGAGACTTGATATCTGACGTATCAGGGTTCCTCGGCGACGTCGTCGGAGCGTTCCAGGACAAACTCGGAGCGGTCGAGGATATCGCCTCGGATATCGTGGGCGCGGCGAGCGATGCCGCGAGCGATGCGGCGGACTATCTCTCGGACGCGAAAGGAGCGGCCGCCGACGCGGCAAGCGCCGCGGCCGATGCTGCCGGGTCCGCTGCAGATGCGGTCGGTGACGCGATCAACGCTGGTGCCAATGCAATCGGTCTCGCGAGCGGTGGCGTCGTCAGTGGGGCGACGCGGGCCGTCGTCGGTGAGGGCCGCTCCAAGGAAGCGGTAATCCCGCTGAACGACCGTGGCGTTGGTGCGATGGCTCGGGCGATGGAGGCCGCAAACGTCCAGACCAGCGGCGGTGGCGGCTCGGGCGGCGTCACCATCGGCCGCGTCGAGGTCAACGCGAACTCCCGCAGTGAGGGCCGGGCGGCTGGCCGCGGCTTCGTCGACGAACTTCGCAGCGCGAACTTCAACAACGGCTAATCCATGCCACAAACAGATTACCACGACTGGCCCTTCCCCGTCCTCGGCGGCGACGCTGAGGTCTGGGACGAGATCCTCGAAGACCTTGTCGACCTCCAGGACGAGGCCGTCATCAAAAAGGGTACGCTGGCGAATCGTCCGGCGAGCACCGACCCGGCAAGCGGAGAGCCGGAGCGCTGGTATCTCACGACCGACGAGTCGCCGCCCGGGCTCTACCTCGATACGGGACCCTCTGCCTCTGGGTGGGTCACGATCTGGGACGGCGACGCCCAAACCGTCGGTGGGGAGTCCGCGTCGGCCTTTCTCGCACGAGACGGGTCGACGGCGATGCAGGCGGGGCTCCCGTTCGGCGGCTACGCTGCGACCGGCGTCGGCTCGCTCGTCTTCTCGGATACCGATAGCGACGGCTCGGCGTTCACGCTTCGAGAGGGAAGCGGCGGACTCCTCGAGGTTGTCGCCGGCGGGAGCGTCATCGCCACGGTCGATGAGACGGGGAGGGTCCTGGCGCTCGATAACGGCGGCTCGACGAGGCGCCTCGCGACGCGCTCGTGGGCAGCCAGTGAAGGACATAACCATACTGCCGCAGGTGAGTCATCCGTCCCGAACTCGGGGCTCGTCAACTCGACAGTAACGCTCTCGGCAGGGACGTGGCTCTCGGGCGGTGGTGCGGTCGGCCTCGGCGGCTCGGCGACGGTGGACGTCGACCGCGTCCAGGCGGTTATCGACAACCCGGACCCGCTACCCGTTTCGCGACTCAAGGACACGCAGTCCGTCGAAATCGCCGTCCCGGTTCCGAACGGTGACACCATCACCGTCTATCGATGGGGAGCGTTCGACGCCTCGACAGGGTCCGCGCCAACGGGCCTCTCCGCGGAGTTGGTGGACGACTCCGATACCGTCGTCGCCTCGGCAGAGACGTCCGACGCATGGGCGCACTCCGGCGTCGCCTCGTGGACCAACAACACGGGGTCGTTCGGCGTGGCAAAGGTACGCGCGAACAACGAGACGGGGAGCGACCTCACCTCTCCCGGCGTCGGCGGGCAATTCGGGTTCCTCGTCGAATAATGGCTCGAGGCATCAACGTCGAAGGTCGCGGTGTCACGGTCACGGGACGTGGCGTCAACGTCGGTATCGTCGGCCCCTCGTGGGAGGAGATCGACCGGTTCGACACCTTCAACAAAGGGTGGAGAGAGGACGTCTCGCGCTACTCGGTCGACAACTCGACGTTCTGGGAAGGGACGGGCTCGCTCGTCAATACGACCGGTGACTACTCGACACTGGAGAGCGGCCCCGGCGACGGGTTGCCGAACTACTTCCCGAAGGGCTACGAACTCCGAGGGTTCACGCGACACGGGTCGATCGGTTCGATCAGCGATTCCTTTCTCTACGTCGCGATGGACACCGTGAACGACGAGTACGTCCGTCTACGCATGGAGATGGGCGACGGCCACTTCGACCTACAGGAAGTGGGGTCGAACATCTCCTCGACAGCGGACGTCTCCTACTCGTTTGCGGGAGCGACCTTCTACGAGTTCCGCGTACTCCGGTACGACAACTCCGATATCGTCGCGAAGATACGCGAAGCGGGGAGCTCCGACGCGTGGGCGACGACATCGATGAACGCCCCGTATTTCGACTCGTTCGAGGGGTTGCAGCTACTCAACGAGAACACGAACAACGCAGACGTCCACTGGGACGGCCTCGAGCGGAGGCTGATACAGTGACCGAATACGACCGGTGGTACATCGTCCCGGCAGTGGGCATCCCCCCGGGCGACCAGGACCCCGACCTGGCACGGAAGAACCAGACGGCGTGGTGGCCGGCCTACTACGACGACTACGACGCCCTTGCTGGGTTCGCCGGTCGAATCGTCGCTGCGGCGGACGTCAAACCGTCCTACGCTGGACTCATCCAGACGAACCCAGACGTCGACCCGTGGTACATCGTCCGCTTCTACGGGAGCGGCAACGCCGGGTGGCAGGCGCTTAACCAAATCTCCGTGAAGGCCGACACGCGGAATCTGGCAACGAACCCGCAGGACGTCGCCGCGGTGCTCAACCAGCGCTTTCCCAGCCTCGAGCGGTCGGCCGCCGAGTGGGAGGCGTCAATGTTCGTGCAGAGGGGGAGACGATGAGCCAGATTGTCCAGCGGTCACTCGCCCTCCCCGTTCGCGAGGCGCGACTCGCCGTCTTCAAGCCTGACAACGACAGCGACGACCTCGATGCGGCCGACATCACCGTCCCGGCACCGGACCTCGATGTCGTCTCGATCAGCGAGCGCATCCAGGAGCGCAA
Proteins encoded:
- a CDS encoding HK97 gp10 family phage protein, with translation MGASISGVGSLVTTLDTIDERWTSDVTYVVSANQNYAIHVEYGTSKMAAQPYLRPAAERTNRRLDQIGAETDSVEEFVRLAAQEVERIAKEIVPVDTGALRASIKYERVS
- a CDS encoding phage tail tape measure protein; amino-acid sequence: MAITAERLQVEISSSGAGEVSGALASVKSAALDLRKAVGLMGGAVAAASGVLAGVGVNAARKFQDALVEVEKVTSAETAARMSEEVKRLAGTIPLAQSEIADLVAQAGRFGVAEDQLVGFTETVAKMATATDLAATEAGEAFAKLATITDTPISKIENLGSAINALSNNFATSSSEIVTSMMESASSLSTLGASQVEIAGLSAALNEVTSNASKAGRGLRRIAQEMLDPRKVADISRALGVSVDQFKQMRSEAPVATIKRLAQTMAGSGKQADLLRKTLTSFSRTALSNLAKNLEGVNSAVELSGKQFENATSLQREFEAQSKTFNNQAQLLANQLRNVAITIGEALLPGLTDFVSKLTSVTKGVSQWVQSLSDAQIRLGLLAGQVGGIITALTALNPVLGLVASGVVALAAAWRSDFGGIQAATREVLQVIRSEFAPSVRYAMALVRDITSTVAGAFRSELNSMGITARSVVQTIKTVLIGGIRTLGGSVRGALTVIGAAWHEHRATVVATVRTLVRTARSALGQLEALFDRFAPKIQAVADRFGGWKTVLLGLAPVLLGLLGPVGTLIGASGLGGLVSVATTAGGIFATLASTLGSVALTLGTVSSSVTKTLLSFGKMRTILTALVDKALLYGVYGILKFKDALGVLKGFLLGIPGIISSVVSSVSSFSLSLTSITGAVPVVTGGIRAILAAVMGLSAPLAAAGLAAAALYAAWKNNFGGIRDTTRQVLSGVKALLRGDTSKMRTLVANGVQRMRDAWDRLQVLYERAKAIFEHVKAVVMGAMTWLWQNAITPVLNSIEKQWKTHGQALYSEILETYQAIKSRITQFVDFIWPFIEGFLGATESAWQAWGDEILVIVRFLFDTVGSVINTAVDFILTVVRTGLNILQGDWEEAWNAIAGFLERTFGGIRNFVENWVGGFVSWFDRTFIQPVIQFFEDLHSQIIGNSIVPEMFNAISSFVDGWISGFLGTIGSFGRDLISDVSGFLGDVVGAFQDKLGAVEDIASDIVGAASDAASDAADYLSDAKGAAADAASAAADAAGSAADAVGDAINAGANAIGLASGGVVSGATRAVVGEGRSKEAVIPLNDRGVGAMARAMEAANVQTSGGGGSGGVTIGRVEVNANSRSEGRAAGRGFVDELRSANFNNG